From one Amphiura filiformis chromosome 13, Afil_fr2py, whole genome shotgun sequence genomic stretch:
- the LOC140167436 gene encoding uncharacterized protein — MVRLSYTPSFLKGLNNSSLIPSPDIQEQCDDIQKYLKRTKRGCRGGRFRQKQITIIEGHRPSKTHHMPRPPSVLTPVCPELTNPLLIQKTYDDSTLPGFFLTNTRSALNKTDELDILLHQTDFDQIDIAVLTETWQSGMIPDEFLALDDFNLFTRTRAVKRGGGVAVYTRDNIPVTVLTDIKVPDELECIWLWVRPYRLPRQVSGIAVCAVYIPPESEHRDMLVDHIITTLDELKINHPDMGIALLGDFNRTDINPICPAHSLNQVVNKPTRKNAILDLIITNVKNLYKIPTVSSPVGLSDHNTIYWSPRNSRVIGGRVQKRNVRPLLKSRMHEFGRWITDHTWKEVLNAKSTQDKTDAFFYSTVSTAIDTHFPSKVVKLYSSDKPWITPEIKNLIKNRQAAFTEGKTYLWRFLRNKVIRTISQAKKFYYRDRLQNLKNSDPSGWHKGIQMICNKNRQRPIISAPGIPQNDEKAIAEAINLNFASVSQSRPPVNHDELPAFLPSKPPP, encoded by the coding sequence ATGGTCAGGTTATCATATACACCCAGTTTTCTGAAAGGCCTGAACAATTCCAGTCTAATCCCAAGCCCCGATATCCAAGAACAATGTGATGATATACAGAAATATCTGAAAAGAACTAAACGTGGTTGTCGTGGAGGACGCTTTCGCCAGAAACAAATCACTATCATTGAGGGACACAGACCCTCTAAAACTCACCATATGCCACGTCCCCCTTCTGTGCTGACCCCAGTTTGTCCAGAACTGACAAATCCATTACTAATTCAGAAAACTTATGATGATTCTACCCTACCTGGATTCTTCCTTACCAACACCCGATCAGCATTGAATAAAACAGATGAACTGGATATTCTTCTCCATCAGACAGATTTCGACCAGATTGACATTGCTGTGTTAACAGAAACCTGGCAGTCTGGCATGATCCCAGATGAATTCCTAGCACTGGATGATTTTAATCTCTTCACCAGAACTAGAGCTGTCAAACGTGGAGGCGGAGTCGCAGTTTACACAAGAGACAATATCCCAGTAACTGTTTTAACTGATATCAAAGTTCCTGATGAGCTAGAGTGTATCTGGTTGTGGGTTCGCCCTTATCGATTACCACGTCAAGTATCTGGAATAGCGGTTTGCGCAGTCTACATCCCCCCGGAATCAGAACATCGTGATATGTTGGTCGACCACATAATTACAACTCTAGATGAACTCAAAATTAACCACCCTGACATGGGTATTGCCCTCCTAGGAGACTTCAATAGGACTGACATTAACCCTATTTGTCCAGCCCACTCTCTGAATCAGGTTGTAAACAAACCAACTCGTAAGAATGCAATCTTAGACTTGATAATCACTAATGTTAAGAACTTGTACAAAATCCCTACTGTAAGTTCTCCTGTAGGTCTTAGTGACCATAACACCATCTACTGGTCTCCTAGAAATAGTAGAGTGATAGGTGGTAGAGTGCAAAAAAGAAATGTTAGACCTTTGCTCAAATCTCGTATGCATGAATTTGGGAGATGGATCACTGATCACACCTGGAAGGAGGTTCTTAATGCTAAAAGCACTCAGGACAAGACTGATGCTTTTTTTTACTCCACTGTTAGTACAGCCATTGATACCCATTTTCCATCTAAAGTGGTCAAACTCTACTCTAGTGATAAACCATGGATCACTCCTGAGATCAAAAACCTCATTAAAAATCGTCAAGCTGCTTTTACAGAGGGCAAAACTTACTTATGGCGTTTTCTTCGCAACAAAGTGATTCGTACCATTAGCCAAGCCAAAAAGTTCTATTATAGAGATCGTCTCCAGAACCTCAAAAACAGTGATCCATCAGGATGGCACAAGGGCATCCAAATGATCTGCAACAAGAACAGGCAGCGCCCTATTATCTCTGCTCCTGGCATTCCCCAGAATGACGAGAAAGCAATTGCTGAAGCAATTAACCTGAACTTTGCTTCTGTTTCGCAAAGTAGGCCCCCTGTCAATCATGACGAATTACCTGCTTTCTTGCCTTCCAAACCACCACCTTAA